A window from Salvia miltiorrhiza cultivar Shanhuang (shh) chromosome 2, IMPLAD_Smil_shh, whole genome shotgun sequence encodes these proteins:
- the LOC131010658 gene encoding uncharacterized protein LOC131010658 encodes MQAIKKAWVKSARVAYKDYISNCKKVLLIHSKTIDYLQPNIEAAWRAYWALPETQARSAQASRNRRSEPCGPGTGMAIHHGGSHSAIDHAEHLARESNIPFDEASWATFRRIHYKNGQYTAGRPAQHGLEVERRLAELRQTQEEVTLSDVDRIFREVVTLDPRGHHGIRHDDVQGDY; translated from the exons ATGCAGGCTATTAAGAAAGCGTGGGTTAAGTCGGCTCGAGTGGCGTATAAGGATTACATCTCCAATTGCAAGAAGGTCCTTTTGATACATAGCAAGACGATTGATTATCTTCAGCCTAACATTGAGGCTGCTTGGAGGGCTTATTGGGCTTTGCCTGAGACTCAGGCAAGGTCTGCTCAGGCGTCCAGGAATCGCCGCTCAGAGCCATGCGGTCCGGGTACAGGGATGGCTATCCATCATGGAGGGTCGCATAGTGCTATAGATCATGCTGAGCATCTG GCTCGGGAGAGCAATATTCCTTTTGACGAGGCTTCTTGGGCTACTTTTCGACGGATCCATTATAAGAATGGACAGTATACCGCTGGACGACCTGCGCAGCACGGG TTGGAGGTCGAGAGGAGATTGGCAGAGCTTCGCCAAACACAGGAAGAGGTTACGCTCTCAGATGTAGATCGCATCTTCCGAGAGGTCGTCACTCTTGATCCGAGGGGGCATCATGGGATTAGGCATGATGATGTCCAGGGCGATTATTGA